In Vitis vinifera cultivar Pinot Noir 40024 chromosome 11, ASM3070453v1, a genomic segment contains:
- the LOC100267143 gene encoding uncharacterized protein LOC100267143: MLYLRSYSAFLLLLLPFCIFIASTSFTFSHGSSQLHHPQPLRVQEVFGGRENGGLVPWKTRRSLAEGSGDNSSLILAAKRTHRKDPSDGFSYYTGGWNISNGHYWASVSYTAVPFFVLGGIWFVLFGLCLSLICLCYCCCRREPYGYSRTAYALSLILLILFTIAAIIGCVVLYTGQGKFHGSTTSTLGYVVDQAETTSENLKNVSEYLSAAKRIGIGSSFLPANVQTNIDHAETKINASATTLDTKTQKNSKDIQDLLDAVRLALIVLAAVMLLLVFLGFLFSILGLQCLVYFLVIIGWILVTSTFILCGIFLLLHNVVADTCVAMDEWVQNPTARTALDDILPCVDNATAQETLLRTKDVTYQLVTVVNTVITNVSNINFAPNFVPLYFNQSGPLVPVLCNPFNADLTARQCSAGEVDLDNATQVWSNYVCQVSASGICTTPGRLTPSYYNQMAAAVNISYGLYHYGPYLVDLQDCTFVRQTFTVISDDHCPELRKYSKWIYTGLVMVSVAVMMSLIFWVIYARERRHRVYTKTHMPRNYGAPYEEKAP, from the exons ATGCTATATCTGAGATCTTACTctgcttttcttcttcttcttcttcccttttgtaTATTCATAGCTTCTACTTCCTTCACATTCTCCCATGGAAGTTCTCAACTGCACCATCCCCAGCCTTTACGTGTTCAAg AGGTGTTTGGAGGGCGGGAAAATGGTGGGTTGGTTCCATGGAAGACAAGGAGGTCTCTTGCAGAAGGGAGCGGGGACAACTCGTCTCTGATACTGGCTGCCAAAAGAACTCACAGGAAAGACCCTTCCGATGGGTTCAGCTACTACACTGGTGGGTGGAATATCAGTAATGGCCATTACTGGGCT TCTGTGAGTTACACTGCAGTTCCCTTTTTCGTCCTTGGTGGAATCTGGTTTGTGCTCTTTGGGCTATGCTTGTCCCTCATCTGTCTCTGTTATTGCTGTTGTAGACGAGAACCTTATGGCTATTCTCGAACGGCCTATGCACTCTCTCTTATTTTGCTCATACTTTTCACCATTGCTGCCAT AATTGGATGTGTTGTTCTGTACACTGGTCAGGGAAAGTTTCATGGCAGTACAACAAGCACACTGGGATATGTGGTGGATCAGGCAGAAACAACTTCTGAAAACCTTAAGAATGTGTCAGAATATCTCTCTGCAGCTAAGCGAATTGGAATAGGTTCTAGTTTTCTGCCTGCAAATGTCCAGACCAACATTGATCATGCTGAAACAAAGATTAATGCTTCTGCTACCACTCTTGACACTAAGACTCAAAAGAACTCAAAAGACATACAGGATCTCTTGGATGCTGT GAGGTTGGCTCTTATTGTTCTTGCCGCTGTCATGCTTCTTTTGGTATTTCTTGGGTTTT TATTTTCCATTCTGGGATTGCAGTGTCTTGTATACTT TTTAGTGATCATTGGGTGGATTCTTGTTACGAGCACATTTATTTTGTGTGGCATATTTCTCCTCCTCCACAA TGTGGTGGCAGACACATGTGTTGCAATGGATGAATGGGTACAGAACCCCACTGCCCGTACAGCTTTAGATGATATATTGCCATGTGTGGACAATGCAACTGCTCAGGAAACCTTGTTGCGAACTAAGGATGTTACCTACCAACTTGTCACCGTGGTTAATACTGTCATCACCAATGTCAGCAATATTAACTTTGCACCCAACTTTGTTCCTTTGTATTTCAATCAATCTGGTCCATTGGTTCCAGTTCTCTGCAACCCGTTTAATGCTGATCTCACAGCTAGGCAATGTTCAGCTGGTGAAGTGGACTTGGACAATGCAACACAG GTGTGGAGCAACTATGTCTGTCAGGTATCTGCATCTGGAATATGTACCACTCCTGGTCGACTGACCCCCTCCTACTATAATCAAATGGCGGCTGCAGTGAACATCAGCTATGGTTTGTATCATTATGGTCCATACTTGGTTGATCTCCAAGACTGCACTTTTGTGAGGCAAACATTCACTGTTATCAGTGATGATCATTGTCCTGAGTTGCGGAAATATAGTAAATGGATATACACTGGGTTAGTAATGGTATCTGTTGCTGTAATGATGTCATTAATCTTCTGGGTAATCTATGCAAGAGAGCGACGACATCGTGTCTATACCAAGACGCATATGCCTAGAAACTATGGAGCTCCATATGAAGAGAAGGCTCCATAG
- the LOC100244833 gene encoding protein RGF1 INDUCIBLE TRANSCRIPTION FACTOR 1: protein MIMGIQKPAWLEALYTQKFFVSCSIHETAKKNEKNILCLDCCTSICPHCLQFHRFHRLVQVRRYVYHDVVRLEDLEKLIDCSNVQAYTINSAKVVFIKKRPQNRQFKGSGNYCTSCDRSLQEPYIHCSLGCKVDFLLKHNKDLSPYLRTCHSLQLSPDFLVPPDMGEDEMTNETPHSTIVDCDEPMSSSSGSSGSENMSMMCTEIVRKKRSGLYVCGRSASKVSEEDMATSMSRRKGIPHRSPMC from the exons ATGATCATG GGAATTCAGAAACCAGCATGGTTGGAAGCCCTCTACACCCAGAAATTCTTCGTGAGCTGCTCAATTCATGAAACTGCaaagaagaatgagaagaatATCCTTTGTTTGGATTGTTGCACCAGTATTTGCCCTCATTGCTTGCAGTTCCATCGCTTCCATAGGCTTGTTCAGGTTCGTCGTTATGTGTATCATGATGTTGTCAGATTGGAAGACCTCGAGAAGCTCATAGACTGCTCCAATGTTCAG GCCTATACTATTAATAGCGCAAAAGTGGTGTTCATCAAGAAACGACCTCAGAATAGGCAGTTTAAAGGGTCTGGAAACTATTGTACTTCCTGTGACAGGAGCCTCCAAGAACCTTATATCCACTGCTCTCTTGGCTGCAAG GTGGACTTTTTGCTGAAACACAACAAGGACCTCTCCCCATACTTGAGGACATGCCACTCTCTACAACTCAGTCCAGACTTCTTGGTCCCTCCAGACATGGGAGAGGATGAGATGACCAATGAGACACCCCACTCGACGATCGTGGACTGCGATGAGCCAATGAGCTCGTCTTCGGGCTCTTCCGGTTCGGAGAACATGAGCATGATGTGCACTGAGATAGTCCGAAAGAAGCGGAGTGGACTGTATGTGTGTGGAAGATCAGCTAGTAAGGTTTCAGAAGAGGACATGGCTACAAGCATGAGTAGAAGAAAAGGCATTCCTCATAGATCTCCTATGTGTTag
- the LOC100249966 gene encoding uncharacterized methyltransferase At2g41040, chloroplastic isoform X1, whose translation MAMAASFLHQPLFPKYPFLLHKSQFISRPQISSLPFPSRFRASSAVALEPESSPQLNNDMDFDLFSCPVCYEPLIRKGPPGLNLPAIYRSGFKCKTCNKSYSSKDMYLDLTITAGSKAYNEAQPVRTELFRSPLVSFLYERGWRQNFNLRGFPGPDEEFKMAQEYFKPAAGGLLVDVSCGSGLFSRKFAESGTYSGVVALDFSENMLHQCYDFIKKDNPSLTTMCSNLALVRADISRLPFSSGSVDAVHAGAALHCWPSPSNAVAEITRILRSGGIFVGTTFLRPIYTNSSIPAILRPFRQSILQTSNYLTEKEIEDLCRSCALINYTSTIQQSFIMFSAQKA comes from the exons ATGGCGATGGCTGCTTCATTTCTCCACCAACCCCTATTTCCAAAGTACCCTTTCCTTCTTCACAAATCCCAATTCATTTCTCGCCCCCAAATTTCCTCTCTGCCCTTCCCCTCGAGATTTCGAGCCAGCTCAGCAGTTGCTCTTGAACCG GAATCAAGCCCTCAGCTGAATAATGATATGGATTTTGACTTGTTTTCATGTCCAGTGTGTTATGAACCGCTAATCAGAAAAGGCCCTCCAGGTCTTAACTT GCCAGCAATCTACAGGTCTGGTTTCAAATGTAAGACTTGCAATAAGTCATATTccagcaaagacatgtatctggATCTCACTATTACTGCTGGGTCAAAGGCCTACAATGAAGCTCAACCAGTTAGAACTGAGTTATTCCG GAGTCCACTTGTTTCATTTTTGTATGAAAGAGGCTGGCGTCAAAATTTTAACCTGAGGGGTTTCCCTGGTCCTGATGAGGAG TTCAAAATGGCTCAAGAGTACTTTAAACCTGCAGCAGGTGGGCTTCTGGTAGATGTCAGCTGTGGGAGTGGCTTGTTTTCTCGAAAATTTGCAGAATCTGGGACCTATTCTGGAGTTGTTGCACTTGATTTTTCCGAAAATATGCTTCATCAATGTTATGATTTCATTAAGAAAGATAACCCTAGTTTAACGAC AATGTGCAGTAATCTTGCTCTTGTTAGAGCAGATATTTCTAGGCTTCCCTTTTCATCAGGTTCAGTTGATGCTGTTCATGCCGGTGCAGCTTTGCATTGTTGGCCATCACCTTCTAATGCA GTTGCTGAAATCACTCGTATATTACGAAGTGGAGGTATCTTTGTAGGAACCACTTTTCTACGACCCATTTATACCAATTCCTCCATTCCTGCGATATTAAGGCCTTTCAGACAG TCTATTCTTCAAACCTCCAACTATCTGACGGAGAAGGAGATTGAAGACCTGTGCAGATCATGCGCCCTTATCAACTACACAAGCACAATTCAGCAATCATTCATCATGTTTTCCGCACAGAAGGCTTGA
- the LOC100249966 gene encoding uncharacterized methyltransferase At2g41040, chloroplastic isoform X2 has protein sequence MAMAASFLHQPLFPKYPFLLHKSQFISRPQISSLPFPSRFRASSAVALEPESSPQLNNDMDFDLFSCPVCYEPLIRKGPPGLNLPAIYRSGFKCKTCNKSYSSKDMYLDLTITAGSKAYNEAQPVRTELFRSPLVSFLYERGWRQNFNLRGFPGPDEEFKMAQEYFKPAAGGLLVDVSCGSGLFSRKFAESGTYSGVVALDFSENMLHQCYDFIKKDNPSLTTNLALVRADISRLPFSSGSVDAVHAGAALHCWPSPSNAVAEITRILRSGGIFVGTTFLRPIYTNSSIPAILRPFRQSILQTSNYLTEKEIEDLCRSCALINYTSTIQQSFIMFSAQKA, from the exons ATGGCGATGGCTGCTTCATTTCTCCACCAACCCCTATTTCCAAAGTACCCTTTCCTTCTTCACAAATCCCAATTCATTTCTCGCCCCCAAATTTCCTCTCTGCCCTTCCCCTCGAGATTTCGAGCCAGCTCAGCAGTTGCTCTTGAACCG GAATCAAGCCCTCAGCTGAATAATGATATGGATTTTGACTTGTTTTCATGTCCAGTGTGTTATGAACCGCTAATCAGAAAAGGCCCTCCAGGTCTTAACTT GCCAGCAATCTACAGGTCTGGTTTCAAATGTAAGACTTGCAATAAGTCATATTccagcaaagacatgtatctggATCTCACTATTACTGCTGGGTCAAAGGCCTACAATGAAGCTCAACCAGTTAGAACTGAGTTATTCCG GAGTCCACTTGTTTCATTTTTGTATGAAAGAGGCTGGCGTCAAAATTTTAACCTGAGGGGTTTCCCTGGTCCTGATGAGGAG TTCAAAATGGCTCAAGAGTACTTTAAACCTGCAGCAGGTGGGCTTCTGGTAGATGTCAGCTGTGGGAGTGGCTTGTTTTCTCGAAAATTTGCAGAATCTGGGACCTATTCTGGAGTTGTTGCACTTGATTTTTCCGAAAATATGCTTCATCAATGTTATGATTTCATTAAGAAAGATAACCCTAGTTTAACGAC TAATCTTGCTCTTGTTAGAGCAGATATTTCTAGGCTTCCCTTTTCATCAGGTTCAGTTGATGCTGTTCATGCCGGTGCAGCTTTGCATTGTTGGCCATCACCTTCTAATGCA GTTGCTGAAATCACTCGTATATTACGAAGTGGAGGTATCTTTGTAGGAACCACTTTTCTACGACCCATTTATACCAATTCCTCCATTCCTGCGATATTAAGGCCTTTCAGACAG TCTATTCTTCAAACCTCCAACTATCTGACGGAGAAGGAGATTGAAGACCTGTGCAGATCATGCGCCCTTATCAACTACACAAGCACAATTCAGCAATCATTCATCATGTTTTCCGCACAGAAGGCTTGA
- the LOC100267134 gene encoding uncharacterized methyltransferase At2g41040, chloroplastic produces the protein MATASSSLHQPIFPQYPSLSRSSRFHPPLRLSSLRFPSRIRASSAVALEPESSTQLNNGLEFDLFSCPVCYEPLIRKGPPGLNLPAIYRSGFKCRSCNKSYSSKDMYLDLTITAGSKDYNELQPNRTELFRSPLVSFLYERGWRQNFNQSGFPGRDEEFKMAQEYFEPVIGGLLVDVSCGSGLFSRKFAESGTYSGVVALDFSENMLRQCYDFIKKENPALATTNLALVRADVSRLPFSTGSVDAVHAGAALHCWPSPSNAVAEITRILRSGGIFVGTTFLRPSFGNSSITSILRPFRQWERSLQNYNNLTEKEIEDLCTSCGLINYRSKVQRSFIMFSAQKA, from the exons ATGGCGACGGCTTCTTCCTCCCTTCACCAACCCATATTCCCACAATATCCTTCTCTTTCTCGCAGTTCTCGATTCCACCCTCCCCTTCGTCTTTCCTCTCTTCGCTTTCCCTCCAGAATTCGTGCTAGCTCAGCAGTCGCTCTTGAACCG GAATCAAGCACTCAGCTGAATAATGGTTTGGAATTTGACTTGTTTTCATGCCCAGTATGTTATGAACCTCTAATAAGAAAAGGTCCTCCGGGTCTTAACTT GCCAGCCATCTACAGATCTGGTTTCAAATGTAGGAGTTGCAATAAGTCATACTccagcaaagacatgtatctggATCTCACTATTACTGCTGGATCAAAGGACTATAATGAACTTCAACCAAATAGAACTGAGCTATTCCG GAGTCCACTTGTTTCATTCTTGTATGAAAGAGGCTGGCGTCAAAATTTTAACCAGAGTGGTTTCCCTGGTCGTGATGAAGAG TTCAAAATGGCTCAAGAGTACTTTGAACCTGTCATCGGTGGTCTTCTGGTAGATGTCAGCTGCGGGAGTGGTTTATTTTCTCGAAAATTTGCAGAATCTGGGACCTATTCTGGAGTCGTTGCACTTGATTTTTCTGAAAATATGCTTCGTCAATGTTATGATTTcatcaaaaaagaaaatcctGCTTTAGCCACCAC GAATCTTGCACTTGTTAGGGCAGACGTTTCTAGACTCCCCTTTTCAACAGGTTCAGTTGATGCTGTTCATGCTGGTGCAGCCTTACATTGCTGGCCATCTCCTTCAAATGCA GTTGCTGAAATCACTCGTATACTGCGGAGTGGTGGTATCTTTGTAGGAACCACCTTTCTTCGACCCAGCTTTGGCAACTCATCCATTACTTCAATATTAAGACCCTTCAGACAG TGGGAAAGGAGTCTGCAAAACTACAACAATCTGACTGAGAAGGAGATTGAAGACTTATGCACATCATGTGGGCTTATCAACTACAGAAGCAAGGTGCAGCGATCATTCATCATGTTTTCTGCGCAGAAGGCTTGA
- the LOC100255118 gene encoding protein CHLORORESPIRATORY REDUCTION 6, chloroplastic translates to MATIKPLLPLSPSPSLKHAIPSPSPWIFCKPTFDSTVSLSMSHLNRLPRLVAVSVAFNPSGNFDLSIYDDEDDSTKVSPPMPPTEGRIEVVIDNDVIRRLDLSPFHTATGITSPSSAEPKEFLERTIGFTINYTREDPHDPRELSEFPDIRLWFVRLDATYPWLPVVLDWRAGELARYTAMLVPHQMNMRMGVVFNPEALELFIMKKVFVVYSWLKQHKIPKPRLKTSDMARMLGFGIGDELFDLIDQHPLAPS, encoded by the exons ATGGCTACCATCAAGCCATTACTTCCACTTTCTCCTTCCCCTTCCTTGAAGCATGCCATTCCCTCTCCCTCTCCATGGATTTTCTGCAAACCCACCTTTGATTCCACGGTTTCTCTTTCCATGTCACACTTGAATCGCCTTCCACGACTAGTCGCTGTCTCTGTGGCCTTCAACCCTTCTGGGAATTTTGACCTCTCTATATATGACGATGAAGATG ATTCAACTAAAGTTTCCCCGCCAATGCCTCCCACAGAAGGTCGGATTGAAGTTGTTATTGATAATGATGTTATTCGCCGTCTTGACTTGTCCCCATTCCACACTGCAACTGGAATTACTTCACCTTCATCTG CTGAACCAAAGGAGTTTCTTGAACGTACAATTGGGTTTACCATTAACTATACAAGAGAAGATCCACATGATCCTCGAGAACTATCGGAGTTCCCTGACATTCGACTCTGGTTTGTGAGGCTTGATGCTACTTATCCATGGCTACCTGTAGTGTTGGATTGGCGAGCTGGAGAGCTTGCTCGTTATACAGCCATGTTGGTTCCTCACCAG ATGAATATGAGGATGGGGGTTGTCTTTAATCCAGAGGCACTGGAGCTGTTCATAATGAAGAAGGTTTTTGTTGTTTACTCTTGGTTGAAGCAACATAAAATTCCAAAGCCTAGATTGAAGACAAGTGACATGGCCCGGATGCTTGGTTTTGGGATTGGAGATGAATTGTTCGACTTGATTGATCAACACCCACTTGCTCCATCATAA
- the LOC100854550 gene encoding probable E3 ubiquitin-protein ligase RHG1A, producing MHDRYRDMRLDVDNMSYEELLALEDHMGYANTGLSEEEVLESLKHTKYFLFGEENASKECCSICQEDYVEDDELGVLDCDHSFHSACIQQWLRSKNLCPICKSTGLSTTGLVLPQIHSL from the exons ATGCATGACCGTTACAGAGACATGAGGCTTGATGTGGATAACATGTCCTATGAG GAGCTCCTGGCCCTGGAAGATCATATGGGGTATGCCAATACTGGTTTGTCTGAGGAAGAAGTTCTGGAATCCCTCAAACATActaaatactttttatttggaGAAGAGAATGCTAGTAAAGAATGTTGCAGCATCTGCCAG GAGGACTATGTGGAAGACGATGAATTGGGAGTACTGGATTGTGACCATAGCTTCCATAGTGCTTGTATTCAACAGTGGCTAAGAAGCAAAAATCTCTGCCCAATATGCAAATCTACTGGTTTATCTACAACAGGGcttgtactcccacagattcataGTCTGTAA